In the Zingiber officinale cultivar Zhangliang chromosome 5A, Zo_v1.1, whole genome shotgun sequence genome, GATGCACTGGGTATAAATCAAAGTATGTTTCTACAACCCTAGCATACTGTAGGCAGCCATAAAGAAAGAACAACAATTCAGCCATGCCACTCAGAACTTAGATCGTCACTCTAGACCTATTTGAAGTTCGTACATTGGCAAATTGAATTTAGCACATGAATCATGATATGTGAGATTAATCTAGATCGAGTCAATAGAAGCTTGGCCCATTCGCAGCTTGAACATAACTAGGCCTCTAAAGAATCATCAGGTGATCACTCAAAAGAGCTCCAGTTCCTTTGAATTCCATATCTAGTGTCCATGGCGTTGATAATTGTCATGCAGATACCAATTTCCATGGTGCTAGTGTAAATTGTATGGGTCAATTGTGATTCATTGTTGCACATGCACCACACAACTAACCAAAAATAGTCTTGGGAGCATTTTGAGATGAGTACCAAAAGTTTGGGATCAATCTTTAGCCGTTTATAATGAGAAAATTCAGTTCGCAACCATAACCATCACCTGGATATTAGTCCAGAGCTCAAACTAGGATTATAGTCATGTTTCAGGACAGGAATCCAAATCTTTAACATTTAAAGCAAGGCCACTCAGTGGATTAGATTTTCTAGTCCATCCTTATCTATGATACATAGCATTGATGGGACTGAAACAACTAAAAGTAAAAGTATAACTCAGAGAAAAGGGAATGATGTGAAGAATCAGAGAGCCTGCAGCTTTTGCAGTTGTCATATACGTGTTGCATTTGTCTTACATGAGTTGGCTGGACTCAATTTAGCAGCAATAAGATTTTCACTTGGTTTCTTCTCCAAGAAGGTTATCAAGAAAGACATATCAACATACTATTGGCATTTTTCTAGAATTAGTTTATTAACTTACATATAAATCTACAGAATCTGGGTAAAAGAGTACCATTCCATTCATATCTTATACCTTGTATTTTCCAAGGAAACTATGGCGCTGCCCAGTTATCATCATGTCCACATCCCTGTCTAATGTAATTTTTATAGGTCTCCTCAAGACATAAGATGGCACAGAAGCTGCAGCTGTAATGAAAGCAGATCTTGTTTCTTTTCCTCCAAAGCCACCACCAATGCGCTTTGTCTTGCAAACTACTTTTGCAAGTGGAAGACCAAGTACACGAGCAACATAGTCTTGGGTCTTTTGAGGGGCCTACAAAATCATGAACTATTATAGATGCATcataacaaattaaaacttgaaaatGTGCAAAGATCAAAATGTCCATATAGAATAATCGCATTAACCCGAAAGGGATGCATGCATCTCGATAGCACCAACAAAGATCATGACAAAACTGAGATCTATAAATGGCATACCAACAAGGAACCATAAATCACTCATCCATCAGTAAACTTTTCCATGCCATTGATTTTCTTGCCATGAGTTTGTATATTTGTGCCTTTCCATGAATTACTAGAATATAAAACATTGTCAATCACTAAGTTTACTGTGTTAGTTCGAGTATTGTACGATTTGTTTCATTTTAACATCAAATTACTATTTTCTTaagatttgtttatttatttatttttttagaggCTTTAAGTCTCACAATTCATTTTATGAGAGCTTCAGCATCCAATTGCCAGCTATCATGTCAGCCCAAAAAATGCATAATTAAGTTAGAGGTGACTCCTCAACTAACAATCAACATCTTGATGCATGTTATTGAATATACCTGAACATAAAAAAAATGACGTTGATAAAGCAACCATTAGCAATGGTTCATAAGGATTAAGCCCttcattttttattaatttgattgtTTGTCAGGCTACTTTCACTTACTAACATAGCTACACAAGTTGAGAATGTATCATATAACCGACTATAAAATATAGTAACTTGCAATGGCCACTTTTTCTCAACAGCTGGTACCAatttaaaaaagaaatagaagtgtAGTATGAGCACAAAAGTCTCAAAAGTCCAAAGGACATCAACTTACTTGTGTAGAGGAAACCATATGTATTTCATTTCCACCATCAACTGTCCAAACCAAACTGCTATTTGGTTCCAAGTAAAAGTGTTCTTGGCCTCCAACCTGAACCTCCCCATCTATGACTTTGTCACATGCACCTGATTTGAAACACAATTCTACATCCCCTTTTGTCAGACATCTTCCAGTATTTGGAAAGAAATTGCAAGATTTCACAGCTTCTCTTATGGATAAGATTGCGGGCAACTCTTCATATTCAACAACAATTTTGTTTGATGCAATCTTTGCATTATCATGCGTATCAGCCACAACAATACCAATAACCTACACAAAATATGTGGACATAATTTCAAATTGAAAATGTTCTCtactcatcaaaaaaaaaaaaaaaaaaaaatagcagccCAGTGCATGAAGCTCCTGTCATGCAAGtccagggaaggatccattgtatgcaatcttaccctactttttgcaagagactatttttaggattcgaacccatgacctttaggtcacaaagcaacaactttaccgttacgcCAAGGCTCCCTTCGTATTCTCTACTTACCATAAAGTAGTAATTCAATAGTTAAAAATATGTTTGATCTTTGCCTTTCAAGGAAGATTTTAACCTGCCCAACACAAGTAACAGTTTCTGATGCGAAAAGTTCCTCATCATGAATAATAGGGCCAATTTTATTGCTCCCAGGGACATCTCTATGCCCAAAAAGACCAATAAATCCAGGTGAAGACTTGGCTAAAGAATCATCAATAGATAATATCCGTGCATGAGGCTTTCTACTCAAAATTAAAGCTGCATGCAAAGTATTTGGAGGAGTCGGCACGTCATCAGCATATTCTGCCTCGCCCGTTACCTGGGTAAAGTTTGTAATtagaaaacaaatagaaaatataGAATATGGTATAACTTATATTAGCTGGGTGGACACATCATCAATATATTCTGCCTCGCCTATCACATGGGAGAACTTTGTaactagaaaaacaatattagctGTTCACTCTTAATCAAAGAGTCCAAACTCATGCTAGATTGGTATATAGAAAGCCCACAAAAAGGAGTACATCATTTGTCAAATTTTATTAAGGGAAATTTGCTGCTCATTAGTATTGATAGAATTGCAGCAGTGATCTTAATTTTTTTGCTTATATATATCTCTTAATTGCAGCTGTATGGTATTGTGTATTAGTATGAGTGTTCTAATATTCTAAATATCAAATCTTATCTATAAGTAGTGAGGTTGACAATTTCCTTAGAAAACTAGTTAGTTGCCCATCAAACTTGAATCAGTCATACAACTTAGTACTGGCCTAATAATTTAGCAGACACTCACACTGATAACAACAGGAAAAAAAACGTTCCTAGTTGCTATTTGCTCATGTTATTTGTGTTACAATGTAGAATTTAATTGAGATTTAAATGAGTTGGAGTTAAACAGAGCCTGAAATTTCATTTAGGATTTAATTGAGTTTCCTTTGACTCAGCCTGGGGTTTTGGATGCAAAGAAAGGAGGCAACGATGTTGTGATTGAAGATGTTTATTTGGGGTCAGATCTGTTTACTTTCCATGTGTTTAATTAGGATTTGATTTTATTATTGATTGGTTTGTTGTCATATTGGACTCTCTTGAGGTGTGAATCTGGGGGGTTGCAATTGTTAGAAGATTTGTTTAGGTCAACAATGATTGATATGTGTGATATATTCCCATTCTGGAGTTGAATTCCATGAAACAAAAGGATCTATTAACCTTAATTTTGATCTCAAAGTTTTGAAGTTTCCAAAACCTGATTTTGAACTATGAACAATGTATTTTATTTGGATTTTTTAGTTCTTCCCATTCACCTCATTGTTGTTGCCTTGTGATCATTGTTATAGAAGACCCATATGGTAATGGTTGTTTCATGCTCATTTTTGAAGACAATCAAGTGGTCTAATTGTTGTCGTGTGATAAGTGGTTATATTGTCTTTGCTTGAGGTTGCACCAGTTGTGATAGTCAATGGCGGTGGTTGAGGTTAGATGTCTTATTTCTTAATCTTCAAATACAATTGTCCAAATCGATTAAAGGTGACTGAACATAGAATTGTTGATGGAGTGGTATGTGAATCTTGGTTGGACATTATGTTGGTGTGTTGATTATGAAATGTGTCTATGATATATGTCATATTAAAGGAAATTAAGTAGTGTTTGTAAGCAATATAGAGAAAGGGAAGTGGCCATATTGATTATTCTACTTGGCTAGTTCTATTATGATTGTTTTCTGCCATACCCCACTCAAGTCGATCACCAAACAATAAATCTGGCTTGTTGCACATGACCTTTACATAAACACTGATGCCACAGCAAAATATAACATTTCTAACATACAATCCCAGTAAGTTCCAACAATTAATACTGAATAAAAGCAAACAGAAAGACAACAATAAGGGAATATCAACAATGCAAGTTTCATTATGAACAAGAAAACAACAACTAAAACTTTGAAGTAAACAACAAACACAAAAATGGAACTGCTAATTTTTTAGATGAAACTTATCAAATGAATTTGGTTTTTTATCTAGAAGACCAACTATAGATTATTTTGACaactaaatataaaatatagagaACATTAGAAGTGGCATATgattttaattgacttagaaaaattttattaCTATGATGAGTTTTAAAGCTATAAAATGTGGTATTGAAACAAAGTTTGCGTCCCATccaaaatgagcaaggattttgcTACTAAGGTGCCAAGGTGGTGACAATACCTAGCTAATATCAATGGCCAGGGAAGTGAGTTTGGGCACAGGGTGACAGGTTTTTTGCTTTCCTACATGAGCAAggatttaaaattgaattaaaccaTGAGATAAGGTTCAACCtcgtaggaggaggaggaggaggaggaggaggaggaagaagagggaggacAAGAGCTGTCATGGCTGAAAGTGTCATTTGTATTGCTTCCAAAAGCATCCATTGAAGGTTCACCTGATGTCATCATCACGACTTGCATATGGAGCAGGATGTCTAGCTTGTGTCAAGTGAGATGATACAAGATTTTAATCTATGAAATGACCAATTAAATGTATCGAGATCATTTGGTCAAAGAAAGATTATTAGGagaaaatgaattattattattaaataaaacatTTTATAGGAATTAATTGGGTACCTAGGTACATTTAAATTGAGTTTTAGTAAAAGGCAGGAGAATTTAGGAATTTTTATTGATCGAAAAATGTTATTCTATTCTCTCTCGATTCACAATAAACTTTCCCAATCGACAATGAGAGATAGAGGGAATTAGTAGAGGTGTTCAGTTTAATGAGACATGACAAGATTGAACAAATGATCCTTAAGCTTGTGGTAAATCTTAAGTTGTGGCAAAACCAAGCAATTCGAGCACATCAAAAAAAAATCTCACCCTTTCTTAAATAGCATTGATGAATAAAATCTTCATGTAAAACTTGCACAATTATACTGGTAATATCAAACTAACTTTATGAAATTCAATTGATTTCATCAATATTCAATTGAATTGTAAGAAATTTGACAACTATGTGACCCATGACACTCTATGGATCATAGTGTTGGGCAAATCATAATTATCATGCAAATGTGTAGTAGGAAACtagaaaaaaatgtaataaaaaataTTGCTATTCAAAAGTTTTCAAAAGTAGCTCCAACACCAATTTTAAATAAGAGAAACTAGCTTGCGAACTAACACCCTCAAAGACGACCAATGAATTTTATAGTTAGATGAGTtgaatcttaaaaaaaattaaaggtgTGAAAGGTAGATAAAGCCAAAGCGAAACTCCAATTAACATAGTAAAAAATATTTGGAATTACTAATAATATATACTTTTATAGAACTAAATGGAGATATAAGATCAAGTACTAGACCCTATATAGTAGAACTTACACAATTGGATGATTATGATAATCATATATGAAAAAAAGACAATTTCACATTAAAGTTCTATAAAGAAGCATAGAGTAAGCATCCAAAACCAAAAAAACATTAATgtgataaatatttataaaaacttcATTGTGTACCTGTAGCTTTGACGATAGATGCATAGCAGGGAGTCCTACAGCTGTCCCATGTTTGGTCAGTTCATAACACTGAATTCCTCTAGTTAGTGGCCTATAATTTGGTTGTATGGCTGACAGACCAGTTGCATTCAAGCCTTCAATTAAAAATCCTTTGTGATTCAATTCATTTGTAACAAATGaaaaaaacttaaagaaaaaacTTGAACTTAGGGATTTGCGGAATTCCACCATTCCTCCTGGTGCATTTTCTGTAAGAACAATGTCCTCTTGCAATATCTTTAGAGCACCCTGCAATAAAATATCATCCCATTTCTTTCCAATAAGATAATTCTCAGTCATAGTTGCAGTCAAGGAAACAGGAGCTATGCCTCCATAAACAATAGAGGCATCAAGAACTTCTAATGTTCCATGGTCATGTTTAAGAAAAACACGCATTCCAGCATTAACAAGTGCAATGTCATCTTCTCTCCGATGTGCTTGCTTAAATTCCTTAACAAATTCGAAATGTCTAGTCCAGGGTAGGAAGATGGAGAGTAGTATTTCATCATATGTAAGATTAACTTTTcgataagaaagaaaaaaatcttTAGCAGGAATTGTTCTAACATTTCCTTTACAGCTTATAACTTGGAAAATTGCTCCTGCAGCCATCCAAAGTGGATTCAAGTCTGAGATTGGGCTAGCAGTACAAATATTTCCACCTACAGAAGCAACATTTTTTATCTGATTTCCAGCAAACCATTTCAGCTGCTCCAGGATTGCTTTACATGAAGAAGTTTTATCATCAGGATAATCTGCTATTACCTTCCTAAGAAATTTCTGAAGTTCAATGAGTCGTACAGAGGCACCAATTTCAAGTCCTTTCTCATTCAAGCTTAATATATTAAGCTCTGGCACATGTGTGACAGAGATCAAAACTTTGTATTGAAGATTCTTAAACTTTGTTTCAATTCCTACTTCAGTATTGCCAATCACAAGCTTGGCATCTCGATACAAAGATTTCAAGTCTAATACTTGCTGGAGTCTAAGAGGTCTGTACCACTTAATTCCTTCAAATCCATGTAAACGAAGTGACATAACTTTCTTTAAGAGAAGTTCTGGCGGGAAAATGAGTTCCTTTTCACTGTACAAACTTCCATCAATTTTGTTGTATAAAAAGGGGTTGTACTGCTTGCCACGCGTTGAGGTTTCAGTACTATTAGTTGTTCCTTTTCCACAGTCGCATGGTTTTCCAGTTGAAGGGCAAATAAAATCACCAGACAAGTTATTTTCTGACATTGTCTTGGTATATATTAGATCATCAGTTTTTGCAAAGACACGAAAAGCATCAAGAATTGGCCTATAACCTGTGCAGCGACATAAATTTCCTGCCAGACATTCTTCAATTTTCTCTTCAGAAGGTGGCTCATTACAAGATCTTAGTAGTGCATACATAGACATGACAAATCCAGGAGTGCAAAATCCACACTGTGAACCATGCGCTTGGGATAATGATTCCTGGAGTTATATCAAACACACAAGAAATCATATAATCAGAGCAATTAGTTGAGACAAAAATGACAAAGGCAATAAGAAACTAGCAAACTGAAACAAGTATGGAAAATACATCACATTAAACAAAAGAAACATGGGTACTATGTGGGAGTAAGAGTGGCTATTCTTGTAGAAAAATCAATCCATATCTATAAAATGTAGTCATTTCCTTTGTCAGTAATTACACTATTGTCGACACACTATCATTATTCCAAACTTCTCCTCAGATTAATGGTTTAAAAACTTAAGAGGGAAAAGAATTAatggtttaaaaaaatataaaattaatagttaaataaaataaagaaaaaaaatgaggagaAACAAAGACTTTCATATAGAACAGAATAAATAATTCATAAGAAAAAATTACACAATCCTCTAATTGATCTTATTTTCACACTATAAATTAAGCATTGAAGCGAACAATTGTACCTGAATGGGGTGCAAGCTTCGTCCACTATCTCCAATTCCTTCAACTGTTATTACATGCATACCTTCAACAGAATATAACGGAGCCAAGCATGCATTTATAGCATAGTGCCTATACAGGTCATAATATGAGAAAATTAACTTACAATCTAACAAATGGAAATTTCTGTGAGTTTCATGACATTGAACAGAACTGGATTTTTAAGAAAACACACTATACAActatgcggtgatgatgagggaCCCCA is a window encoding:
- the LOC121981268 gene encoding xanthine dehydrogenase-like, coding for MGSLIKAEEVVAEGEWSTEAVVYVNGVRRVLPDGLAHLTLLQYLRDIGLTGTKLGCGEGGCGACTVMISCFDERSRKSQHYAINACLAPLYSVEGMHVITVEGIGDSGRSLHPIQESLSQAHGSQCGFCTPGFVMSMYALLRSCNEPPSEEKIEECLAGNLCRCTGYRPILDAFRVFAKTDDLIYTKTMSENNLSGDFICPSTGKPCDCGKGTTNSTETSTRGKQYNPFLYNKIDGSLYSEKELIFPPELLLKKVMSLRLHGFEGIKWYRPLRLQQVLDLKSLYRDAKLVIGNTEVGIETKFKNLQYKVLISVTHVPELNILSLNEKGLEIGASVRLIELQKFLRKVIADYPDDKTSSCKAILEQLKWFAGNQIKNVASVGGNICTASPISDLNPLWMAAGAIFQVISCKGNVRTIPAKDFFLSYRKVNLTYDEILLSIFLPWTRHFEFVKEFKQAHRREDDIALVNAGMRVFLKHDHGTLEVLDASIVYGGIAPVSLTATMTENYLIGKKWDDILLQGALKILQEDIVLTENAPGGMVEFRKSLSSSFFFKFFSFVTNELNHKGFLIEGLNATGLSAIQPNYRPLTRGIQCYELTKHGTAVGLPAMHLSSKLQVTGEAEYADDVPTPPNTLHAALILSRKPHARILSIDDSLAKSSPGFIGLFGHRDVPGSNKIGPIIHDEELFASETVTCVGQVIGIVVADTHDNAKIASNKIVVEYEELPAILSIREAVKSCNFFPNTGRCLTKGDVELCFKSGACDKVIDGEVQVGGQEHFYLEPNSSLVWTVDGGNEIHMVSSTQAPQKTQDYVARVLGLPLAKVVCKTKRIGGGFGGKETRSAFITAAASVPSYVLRRPIKITLDRDVDMMITGQRHSFLGKYKVGFTNAGEVLAIDLQLYNNAGNSLDLSAAVLERAMFHSDNVYNIPNMRITGDVCYTNFPSNTAFRGFGGPQGMLIAENWIQRIAMELQKSPEEIRELNFQNDGCMLHYGQVLQSSTVSQLWDQLKQSCSFVRTRENVNMFNLHNRWRKRGVAMVPTKFGISFTTKFMNQAGALVQVYTDGTVLVTHGGVEMGQGLHTKVAQIAASSFNIPLSSVFISETSTDKVPNASPTAASASSDMYGAAVFDACDQIKARMQHIAARNPHSSFAELAKACYLERIDLSAHGFYITPDIGFDWKDGKGSPFSYFTFGAAFAEVEIDTLTGDFYTREADIIMDLGHSLNPAIDVGQIEGAFVQGLGWIALEELKWGDSDHKWIRPGHLYTSGPGTYKIPTANDIPLKLKVSLLKGVQNTKAIHSSKAVGEPPFFLASAVLFAIKDAIIAARAEEGYHDWFPLDNPATPERIRMACIDNFTKQFTTPEFHPKLSI